CATGGTCAACGTGCCCATCTCGCCGTACACGCGCGGCGAAGAAATCCGCGAGGTCATCGAGATGATGTGGATCCCGCGGCTGGAAGACTTCAAGCCCCAGATGATCTTCGTCTCCGCCGGTTTCGACGCCCACCGGGAAGACGACCTGGGCCAGCTCGGCCTCGTCGAGGCCGATTACGAATGGATCACCCGCCGCATCAAGCAGGTGGCCGACCGCTACGCCCGTGGCCGCATCGTGTCGTGCCTCGAAGGCGGCTACGCGCTCGGCGCCCTGGCGCGCAGCGTGGCCACGCACCTGCGCGTGCTGGCCGATCTCTGAGCCTCTCGACCTGATCCGCGGCCGCCGTGGCGGCCATTGCCGACACCTGTGCCCATGAACGCCTCCTTCGATTTCGCCGACCTCCGCGACGTGCTGTCCGCGTTCACCACGCTGGCCGCGCTCCGCGAGGCGGGCGTGCTGCTCGCCTGCCTGGGCGGCTCCTGGGTCGTCTGCACGCTGCTGCGCCGGATGCTCACCGTGGAGGGCGCCGTGCTGTTCGGACGGCGCACCATCGACGGCGTGCTGTTCCCGGTGGTGGCGCTGCTCTTCGCGTTGCTCGGGCGCTTCCTGCTGCCCGAGGCGCATCAGGCCGCGGTGCTGAAGGTGGCGGTGCCCATCCTGCTGTCGCTCGCGGCCATCCGGCTGTCGGTGCGGGTGATGACGTACGCGTTCCCGGCGTCGCCGGTGGCCCGCGCGCTCGAACGCACCATCTCGTGGCTCGCGTGGATCGTCGCCGTGCTGTGGATCACCGGCATCATGCCGGCGCTGCTCGAGGAACTCGAGGGGTTCACGCTGCGCATCGGCGGGGCGGACGTGTCGGTGCGCACGATGATCGAGGGCTCGCTCACCGCGGCGGTGGTGATGGTGCTGTCGCTGTGGCTGTCGGCCGCGGTCGAGAAGAAGCTCGTGCGCGGCACCGGCAACGACCTGTCGCTGCGCAAGGTGGCGGCCAACCTCGTGCGCGTGGTGCTGCTGTTCCTCGGGCTCATCTTCGCGATGTCGGCCGTGGGCATCAACCTGACGGCGCTGAGCGTGCTGGGTGGCGCGGCCGGCGTGGGCATCGGCTTCGGCATGCAGAAGATCGCGGCCAACTACGTGAGCGGCTTCGTGATCCTCGCCGAACGCAGCCTGCGCATCGGCGACGTGGTGAAGGTCGACAACTTCGAGGGCCGCATCTCCGACATCCGCACGCGCTACACCGTGATCCGCGCCAGCAACGGCCGCGAGGCCATCGTGCCGAACGAGATGCTGATCACGCAGCGCGTGGAAAACGCCTCGCTCGCCACCGCCGAGTCTCAGGTGCTGATCAGCGTGGTGGTGCAGGTGGCCTACGGCACCGACGTGCGCGCGCTGCAGCCCAAGCTCGAATCGGCCCTGGCCGGCAACCCGCGGGTGCTTTCGACGCCCTCGCCCGTGGTGCAGCTGACCAACTTCGTGCCCAACGGCATGGAGCTGACCATCAAGTACTGGCTCACCGACCCGAACCGCGAGCAGGACCGGGTGAAGTCCGAGGTCAACCTCGCCATCCTCGACGCACTGGCCACCGAGAAGGTCGAGTTCCCGGGGCCGCAGCGGGTGTTGCTGCAAGGCTTGCGCGGGTTGCCGGGCGACGACCGCACCGGCTGACGGGGCCGGCAGCGCCGGGGGAGCGGGGGGGCGGGAGCGCCGATTGCCCTTCAGGGCGATCCCGTTCTTCCAGGAGTTGCCCATGGACACCCGATCCACTTCCCGTGACGCCGAATCGTTCGCCACCGGCCTGTCCGACATCGCGTCCGGCCTGACGTCCGCCGAACTGGCCCGCATCGGTGGCGGCGCCGCGCTGGCCCTCGTGGGCAGCGGGCTGCTGTCGCTGGGCACCATCGTCCGCCTGGCTGCGGTGCTGGGCGGTGGTGCGGTGGTCTGGCAGACGCTGAAGGCCGCGTCGGCCGAACCCGGCCGTCCGGCCCCGCGAACCGAGTCCACCTGGGGCGCGCGTGCCGCATGGCAGGAGACGTCCCCGGCACACGATGCCGATGCGGACGGCGCCACCATGGAAGGCTCCGACCCCGCGCCGGCGTCCAGGTCACGCGCCACGTGAGCCGGGCAGCACCCATGCCCTTCAGCGTGTTCGACATGGGGGAGCTGGTGACGCTGACGTCGCGCCCCGTCGTGGCCCAGGTGGTGGCGCGCGGCGGTTCCTACCGTTTCGACTACGTCGGCGGTCCCACCGAGATCCACGGCGACGCCGATGCCCACCAGCGGTGCTTCCAGCGGGTGATGGCCGCGGCGGCCGACCTGCTGCTGAAGGGCACGCTGAACCTCTTCGCCCGGGCCGAGCCCGTGGCGGGACGCGACGAAGTCCGCGTCACCCTGACGCTGGTGGCCGCGGGAGAACTGGCCGACGGCGCCGAGGCGCGGGCCCGGATGGAGCACCTCTCCCTCGAGCAGGATCCGTCCGGCGCGTTCGCCCACAGCACCTGCCCGTTCATCGGTGCCGACATCTCGGTCTCGGCACCGTCGGCGTCGCAGGTGATGCTGCAGGTGAAGTTCGAAGTCGACGGTCACATGCGCCGGGCGCCCGCACCCTATGCGCACGGCGCCTCGGTCTTCCTCGTGCACCCGGACGACGAGGCCGCCGAGGGCCTGGCCGGCCGGCTGCGGCGCCTGGGCTGGGACACCACGATCCTCGGCACCGACGCCGACGCGGCCCTCGTCGTGCAGGCGAAGCTCGTGCACCCGCCGGAGACGATCATCCTGTTCGAACCGCAGGGCACCGGCCTGCGCCGGCTGGAGGCCGCGAAGCGGAAACATCCCGACAGCCAGGTGCTGCTCGCCGTCACGGCCGGCGCCGAGGTGATCGGCACGGAGGGCATCGACGAGGCCATCCGCGTGGTGCCGCTGCTGCCGTCCGAGTTGTGGGACCTCACGAGCCCGCGGGCCGAGGAAGACGGCGGTGCCTCGCGGCCCGCGCCGCTGCAGCCGCTGGCCCCGCCGGTGGTGCTGGTCGCCGACGACAACGAGGTGAACGTCGCGGTGGCCGAGGGCCTGCTGCGCATCCTCGGCTACGGCACGCGGTCGGCCGCCAACGGCCAGGAAGCCGTCACCTCGTGCGAGGCGAACAGCCCCGCCGCGGTGCTGATGGACGTCGACATGCCCGTGATGAACGGCTACGAGGCCACGCGCCGGCTGAAGGCACAGCAACGCTTGGGCCACCTGCCGGGTTTTCCGATCATCGCGTTCACGGCCGGCGACGACGCGGCCGTCGCGGCGCGCCACGGCATGGACGACTTCCTGAGCAAGCCCGTCGCCATCGGGGCGCTGAAGCGGGCGCTGTGCCGCGCGTTGAAGGGCAGGGCGCCGCCGCTGCGCTAGCGTCACGCCCCGTCAGGGCGTCCAGCCGTCGAGCAGGGCCAGCGCGTCGTCGAACTCGAAGTCGTTGACCTTCTCGGAGATGCGGCGCACCACGGTCCGGTGTTCCGGGTGGTCGCCCAGCAGGTCGTCGAGTTCGGTGGCGAGGTCGAGCGCGGCGGGGTCGCTTTCGGCGAGGCGCTGGCGCAGCTGGTTGATGCGTTCGCGCAGTTCCTCGACCGGCAGCGCGGTCGCCGAGGCGGCCGGCGCGGCGGCGGCATCGAGGCCCCGCAGACCGGCCATCACGATCTCCAGTTCGTTCCGCACGCGCGCGAGCCCGTCGTCCAGGTCGGCGCCGCGGCGTCCGGCCCGGCAGTCCGCCTCGACGGCCCCGGCGACCCGGGCGAGGGCGGTGGCGCCGAGGTTCGCGGCCGTGCCCTTGAGCGTGTGCGCGACCCGCTCCGGCGCGGTGGGATCGCTCCCGGCCAGCGCCGCGGCGAAGGTGGTGTCGAAGGCCGCCTGCGAGTCGCGGAACTTGAGCAGCATGCGGCGGTAGAGCGCGCGCCGACCCTGGCAGGTCAGCAGGCCGGCCGTGCGGTCGATGCCGGGAAGCTCGGGGATCTCCACCGCGTCCTCGTCCTCGCCCGGCCGTGTCGCGGGGGCCGGTGCCGCGGACGGGTGGGGGCGCATCCACCTCGCCATCGTCGCGAACATCACCGCCTCGTCGAGCGGCTTGGCGAGGTGGTCGTTCATGCCGCTGTCCAGCGCTTTCTCGCGGTCGCCCGCCATCGCATTGGCCGTGAGCGCGATGATGGGCAGGTTGCGGAACGAGGGTTGCGCACGCAGCCGCCGCGTCGCCGTGTAGCCGTCCATCACCGGCATCTGGCAGTCCATCAGCACGCCGTCGAACGCGGCATCCGCCGCCAGCACGTCCAGGGCCTCCTGGCCGTTCGATGCGATGACCACCTGGATGCCGGCCGACTCCAGCAGCTCGGTGGCGAGTTCCTGGTTCATGTCGTTGTCCTCGACGAGCAGCACGCGGGCGCCGGCCAGCTGCGCGATGTCGGCCGCGGAGCGGTCGGAGCGTTCGCGCGAGCGGGTTTCGCCGATCAGGGTCTTGCCGAGCACGTCGCCGATGGCCTCCAGCAGCGTCGAGGCCATCACGGGCTTGGTCAGCACGACGGGCATGGACACCCCGTGCTGCTCGGCCTCCACCAGCGCCTCCTCGCGCCCGAAGGCAGTGACCATGATCACCGCGGGTGCGTGTCCTGGCAGCTGCTCGTCCATGCGCCGTGCGGCCTCCACGCCGTCCATGCCGGGCATCTTCCAGTCGAGCAGCACGAGGCCGTACGGCTGCTGGCGGCGGGCGGCCTCGGCCACCTGGGCGAGCGCCTCCTCGCCGCTGGCGGCGAGGTCCACGCGGAGCCCGAAGCCCGTCGCCATCGACGACAGGATCTCGCGGGCGCTCGAGTTGTCGTCGACGACGAGCGTGCGCAGGCCCTGCAGTTCGTCTGCCTTGAACATGCGCCGCCGCGGCGCGTCGGCCTGCCGGCCGAAGCGCGCGGTGAACTGGAAGGTGGATCCCTTGCCCGCCTCGCTCTCGACCCAGATGCGCCCCCCCATCATCTCGACGAGCTGCTTCGAGATCGTGAGGCCGAGGCCCGTGCCGCCGTAGCGGCGGGTGATGGAGCTGTCGGCCTGGCTGAAGGCCTGGAACATGCGTCCGGTCTGCTCGGGTGTCATGCCGATGCCCGTGTCGCGCACACGGAAGCGCAGCGTCGCACCGGTGTCGTCCTCTTCCTCGGCCGCCACGTCGACCACCACCTCGCCGGCCTCCGTGAACTTGACGGCGTTGTTGCCGAGGTTGATCAGCACCTGGCCGAGGCGCAGCGGGTCGCCCACCAGGGCCGAGGGCAGGGTGGCCGGCGCGTCGAACAGCAGCTCGAGTCCCTTGGTCTCGGCCTTGAGGCCCACCATGTTCGCGATCTCGTCGAGCACGTCCTCGAGCCGGAACGGCACCTGCTCGAGGGTCATCTTGCCGGCCTCGATCTTCGAGAAGTCGAGGATGTCGTTGATGATGCCCAGCAGGTTCTCGGCCGCGCGGTGCACCTTCTCGATGTAGTTGCGCTGGCGCTTGTCGAGCGGCGTCTTCAGCGCGAGGTGGCTCATGCCGATGATGGCGTTCATCGGCGTGCGGATCTCGTGGCTCATGTTCGCGAGGAAATCGCTCTTCGCGCGCGTGGCTTCCTCGGCCACCACCCGGGCCCGCAGCAGCTCGGCCTGGCGGGCCTCCAGCGCGGTGCCCTGGCGCTGCAGGTTGTCGCGGAGCTCCGCCACCGACCGCGCGAGGTCGCCGGTTTCGTTGGGCAGGTCGGTGTGCGGAACCGGCGCGTCGAGCTGGCCGAGGGCGATGGTCTCGACCGCCCTGCGAACCCGCGCGGCCGGACGCCGGATGGAGCGCCCGATGACCCAGGACGACAGCAGCGTGATCCCGAGTCCCCCCACCAGCAGGGCGATGGAGAGCGTCGTCTGGCGTGTCACGAAGGTGCGGATGTCCCGGGACGCGACATCCGCGTTGAGTTCCTTGGTGGCGGCGATGGCGCCCATCAGGCGGTCGGCCCGTCGCGTGACATCCTCCAGCACGCCGCCATCGATGAAGACCCGGGCTTCGTCCAGCAGCCCCAGGCGGATCAGGTCGGCGGCCTCGCTCGCGATGGCGTCGATGCGTGTCAGCAAGGCCTCGAACTCGCCGAGGCGCTCGTCGTTCTCGCGCTGCATGATGGTGGTTCGAAGCTGCCTCGTGGCGAGGCGCAACTGGCTGCGGCTCGCCTCCAGTTCGCCCAGGAGCGCCTCGCGCGCGGCTTCGTCGCGGGCCTCCCCGGCCTTGTGCAGCGCGAGCACCATGTGCCCCAGCTGGATCTCCGCCTCCTTGGCCCGGGAAACCCCCACGACCTCTTTCGCCTGGAGCAGTTCGAAATCACGGCTGAACTGCTGCTGCACGAGCAGGCCCTGGATGCCGAGCACCACGGCGAACACCAGCACGGTGCCGAAACCCAGCACGAGCTTGGACTGCAGCGTGAGGCGTTCGAGCAGGGCGGCAAAGAGGCGCGGCTTGTGCATTCGACTCGCGCCGGCGGCTCAGGGCAGCCCGGCGGCGACCGCCTGCACGTCGGCCTTGCGGGCGATGTCGTGGTCGGTGTCGACGAAGCGCTGCGCGATCTCGCGGAACTGCTCGGTGCAGGCCAGGAAGGCGTCGGCGACGTCCGGGTCGAAGTGGCTGCCACGCCCGTCCCGGATGATGCCGAGGGCCTGTTCGTGGGGCATGGCCGGCTTGTAGACCCGGCGGCTGGTCAGCGCGTCGTACACGTCGGCCACGGCCATCAGCCGGGCGGACACCGGGATCCGGTCGCCGGACAGCCCTTCGGGATACCCGCTGCCATCCCACTTCTCCTGGTGGCTGTACGCGATCTCCTTCGCCAGGCGCAGGAACGCCACGTCGGCGCCGAGCTGCAGTTCGGCGTGTTCGATGGCGTCGCGGCCGAGCGTGGTGTGGGTCTTCATGACCTCGAACTCCTCCGGCGTCAGCTTGCCCGGCTTCAGCAGGATGCGGTCGGGGATGCCCACCTTGCCGATGTCGTGCAGCGGCGCCGACTTGAAGAGCAGTCCGATGGTGTGGTCGTCGAGCACCTTCGCGAAGCGCGGGTGGTTGCGCAGGTGCTCCGCCAGCACCTTCACGAAGTGTTGCGTGCGGCGGATGTGGTTGCCCGTCTCGTTGTCGCGCGTTTCCGCGAGCGAGGCCATCGCGAGGATGGTGACGTCCTGGATCGCGGCCACCTCGCGGGTGCGGCGGGCCACCTCCTGTTCGAGGAAGTCGTTCTGGCTGCGCAGGAAGTCGGCGGCCGCCTTGATGTTGAGGTGGGTCTCGACCCGGGCGAGCAGGATGGCCGGACGGATCGGCTTCGTGATGTAGTCGGCGGCGCCGAGCCCGAGGCCGATCATCTCGTCCTCCTCGGAGGCGAGCGCGGTCAGGAAGATGACCGGAATGTCGCGGGTCTTCGAGTCGGCCACCAACTGCTGCGCCACCTCGTGGCCGGACAGTCCGGGCATCATGATGTCGAGCAGGATCAGGTCGGGGGGCTCGCCGGTGCGGACGATCTTCAGCGCCTTCTCGCCGTTGTTCGCGACCTTGACCACGTACCGGTCCTTGAGCAGGTTGCTCATCAGCATGAGGTTGTCGGGCGTGTCGTCGACGACCAGGAGGGTCGGGCGGCGGATGACGTCGAAATCCAGGCTCATTGCAGCCTCCCCGGCTGACGTGATGGCGCAGTTATACAACGTTGCCTGCCCGCTGGCGGGGGGCTGCACCAAGGGGCAATCGGGGGCGCCTTCCTCCCTGCCGGGCCGGTGGGTATGCGGGCGGAACATACTGTGCGGCCCGGATCCACCCCTCCCGAAGGAGTCGCCCATGATCAGCAAGAACACGGTCTGCCTGTGGTTCGACGGTGCCGCCCTCGATGCGGCGACCTTCTACGCCGCGACTTTCCCGGACAGCAAGGTGGGTGCGGTCCACCGGGCGCCGGGTGACTTCCCGGGTGGCAAGGAAGGCGACGTGCTCACCGTCGACTTCACCGTCGCCGGCATCCCCTGCATCGGGCTCAACGGCGGTCCCGTGTTCCCGCACACCGAGGCCTTCTCGTTCCAGATCGCCACCGACGACCAGGCCGAGACGGACCGGCTGTGGAACGCCATCGTGGGCAACGGCGGGCAGGAGAGCGAATGCGGCTGGTGCAAGGACCGCTGGGGCCTGTCGTGGCAGATCACGCCCCGGGTGCTGACGGATGCGTTCACCGGCGCCGACCGCGCGGCGGCCACGCGGGCCTTCGCGGCGATGATGACCATGCGTAAGATCGACGTCGCGGCCATCGAGTCGGCCGTGCGGGGCTGAAGTCGGGCCCATCCTCCGTTCAACGGGTTTCCTCTCGCTTCAGGAGCATCCCATGGGCATCCTCTGGACCATCCTCATCGGTTTCGTCGCGGGCCTCATCGCCCGAGCCCTCATGCCGGGCCCGAACCCGATGGGCTTCATCCTCACCGCCGTGCTCGGCATCGTCGGAGCCGTGGTGGCCAACTTCCTGGGGAGAACCCTCGGCTGGTACGGCGAAGGCCAGGGCGCCGGCCTCGTCGCCTCCGTGGTCGGGGCGCTGATCGTGCTGTTCGTGTACGGACTGCTGGCGAAGCGGAAGGCCTGATTTTTCGCCTGCTTCCCCGGGTCGTCTGACAAATCCCGGCAGCCCCTCGGCGGCCGGGTGACCTTTTGCGCCCGTTTTCCCCCGTTCCTCCCCCTGGCAAGCGTCCTGCTACAGAAACGGCCGAGGACGCCGAAGTCCACGGAAGTAAGGGGAAGTTTCCGACATGAACAAGTTGATCGGGGGAGGGTTCGCCGTCACGGCGGTGCTGGCCGCGGCACTCGCGTTCGCCACCAGCAACGCCCGGGCGGTGGAGCCGGGGCAGGCGGCGCCGGCCATCGAACTGGCCGGGCGCGCGGCGCCGGTGAACCTCGAGCGGCTGCAGGGCAAGCTCGTGTACGTGGACTTCTGGGCCTCGTGGTGCGGGCCGTGCCGCCAGTCGTTTCCGTGGATGAACGAGATGCAGGCCAAGTACGGGCCCCGGGGATTGCAGGTGGTGGGGGTGAACCTCGACAACGACAGCGCGGAAGCCACGAAGTTCCTGTCGCAGGTGCCGGCGTCGTTCGCCGTGGCCTTCGACCCGAAGGGCGACACCGCGCGCCGCTACCAGGTCAAGGGGATGCCCAGTTCGGTGCTGATCGGCCCGGACGGCAAGGTCATCCAGGTGCACACGGGCTTCCGTGCCGACCAGCGGGCCGCGCTCGAAGCGGCCATCGTGGCGGCGCTGCCGGTGGTCCGATGACCCCCGGCGAATCCCAGTTCGACGACGGCGGCTTCACCAGCCGCGCATCGGTGCGGTCCATGGTGCTGTCGGCGGTGCTGGTGGTGGTGTCCGCGGTGGTCGCGGTGATGCTCGCGGGCTGCGCGTCCGACGGGCTGCCGAAGGCCTGGGAGAAGGGCAACCTCGCCAAACCCGAGATGACTTTCGGCCACGACACGCTCGAGCAGCGCAACGCGGCACACGTGTACGCCAGCAAGGAAAACGCGAGTGGCGGCACCGGCGTGGGCGGAGGCGGCTGTGGCTGCAACTGATCGCCCCCTTCGCATCGGCTCCATCGTCGCCGCCGCGCTCAGCGTGACGGCACTGCCCGCGGCCCACGCCGAAAGCGCGCCCGAGAAGGGCAGCATCGCGCTGAAGTACCTGTACTACCGGGACTTCCAGAAGAACGACACCCAGTACCCGGGCGAACCGAAGCCGGACGGCGCGAAGTTCGACCGCATCACGGTCAAGGCCCCGTCCGTGCTGCTCGTCGTGCCCATCGGCAGCGACTGGTCGGTCGAGGCCGGCGCCACCGTCGACGACGTGTCGGGCGCCACGCCGCGCTACTACTCGTCGGTGTCTGGCGCCACGAAGGCCCCCGGCGGCATGAGCGACAAGCGCAACGCCGGGGACGTCAAGGTCACGCGGCACTTCTCCCGCGGTGCCGTGGCGGTGGGCGTGGCCACGTCCAGCGAGAACGACTACGACTCCAGCGCCGTGTCCCTCGAGGGCCGCTACGCCACCGAGGACAACAACACCACGTTCCACCTGGGTGCCGCCGCCACGCGCGACAAGATCGGCTCCACCGACGACCCCGCGCTCGACGAACGCCGCCGCACGAACGAGGTGATGGCGGGTGTCACGCAGGTGCTGGGCGCGAACGACATCGTGCAGGTCAACCTGGGGTACCGCCATGGGGCGGGCTACTTCAACGACCCGTACAAGTCGGCCGACCGCCGGCCCGACGAACGCAACCAGGGCAC
This genomic stretch from Piscinibacter gummiphilus harbors:
- a CDS encoding TlpA family protein disulfide reductase; translated protein: MNKLIGGGFAVTAVLAAALAFATSNARAVEPGQAAPAIELAGRAAPVNLERLQGKLVYVDFWASWCGPCRQSFPWMNEMQAKYGPRGLQVVGVNLDNDSAEATKFLSQVPASFAVAFDPKGDTARRYQVKGMPSSVLIGPDGKVIQVHTGFRADQRAALEAAIVAALPVVR
- a CDS encoding response regulator; translation: MPFSVFDMGELVTLTSRPVVAQVVARGGSYRFDYVGGPTEIHGDADAHQRCFQRVMAAAADLLLKGTLNLFARAEPVAGRDEVRVTLTLVAAGELADGAEARARMEHLSLEQDPSGAFAHSTCPFIGADISVSAPSASQVMLQVKFEVDGHMRRAPAPYAHGASVFLVHPDDEAAEGLAGRLRRLGWDTTILGTDADAALVVQAKLVHPPETIILFEPQGTGLRRLEAAKRKHPDSQVLLAVTAGAEVIGTEGIDEAIRVVPLLPSELWDLTSPRAEEDGGASRPAPLQPLAPPVVLVADDNEVNVAVAEGLLRILGYGTRSAANGQEAVTSCEANSPAAVLMDVDMPVMNGYEATRRLKAQQRLGHLPGFPIIAFTAGDDAAVAARHGMDDFLSKPVAIGALKRALCRALKGRAPPLR
- a CDS encoding response regulator; translation: MHKPRLFAALLERLTLQSKLVLGFGTVLVFAVVLGIQGLLVQQQFSRDFELLQAKEVVGVSRAKEAEIQLGHMVLALHKAGEARDEAAREALLGELEASRSQLRLATRQLRTTIMQRENDERLGEFEALLTRIDAIASEAADLIRLGLLDEARVFIDGGVLEDVTRRADRLMGAIAATKELNADVASRDIRTFVTRQTTLSIALLVGGLGITLLSSWVIGRSIRRPAARVRRAVETIALGQLDAPVPHTDLPNETGDLARSVAELRDNLQRQGTALEARQAELLRARVVAEEATRAKSDFLANMSHEIRTPMNAIIGMSHLALKTPLDKRQRNYIEKVHRAAENLLGIINDILDFSKIEAGKMTLEQVPFRLEDVLDEIANMVGLKAETKGLELLFDAPATLPSALVGDPLRLGQVLINLGNNAVKFTEAGEVVVDVAAEEEDDTGATLRFRVRDTGIGMTPEQTGRMFQAFSQADSSITRRYGGTGLGLTISKQLVEMMGGRIWVESEAGKGSTFQFTARFGRQADAPRRRMFKADELQGLRTLVVDDNSSAREILSSMATGFGLRVDLAASGEEALAQVAEAARRQQPYGLVLLDWKMPGMDGVEAARRMDEQLPGHAPAVIMVTAFGREEALVEAEQHGVSMPVVLTKPVMASTLLEAIGDVLGKTLIGETRSRERSDRSAADIAQLAGARVLLVEDNDMNQELATELLESAGIQVVIASNGQEALDVLAADAAFDGVLMDCQMPVMDGYTATRRLRAQPSFRNLPIIALTANAMAGDREKALDSGMNDHLAKPLDEAVMFATMARWMRPHPSAAPAPATRPGEDEDAVEIPELPGIDRTAGLLTCQGRRALYRRMLLKFRDSQAAFDTTFAAALAGSDPTAPERVAHTLKGTAANLGATALARVAGAVEADCRAGRRGADLDDGLARVRNELEIVMAGLRGLDAAAAPAASATALPVEELRERINQLRQRLAESDPAALDLATELDDLLGDHPEHRTVVRRISEKVNDFEFDDALALLDGWTP
- a CDS encoding DUF3570 domain-containing protein, translated to MAATDRPLRIGSIVAAALSVTALPAAHAESAPEKGSIALKYLYYRDFQKNDTQYPGEPKPDGAKFDRITVKAPSVLLVVPIGSDWSVEAGATVDDVSGATPRYYSSVSGATKAPGGMSDKRNAGDVKVTRHFSRGAVAVGVATSSENDYDSSAVSLEGRYATEDNNTTFHLGAAATRDKIGSTDDPALDERRRTNEVMAGVTQVLGANDIVQVNLGYRHGAGYFNDPYKSADRRPDERNQGTLLARWNHHVVPLGSTLRSSYRFYKDSFGIAAHTVEAAWVQPFAEWWSVTPSLRYYSQGAAKFYCDPSSDPAVFPFCPGSPTFATTDQRMSAFGAVTLGIKLQLRWEDWTGDVKYERYTQKSDWKLGGSGSPGIDPLYADMVQVGVSKAF
- a CDS encoding VOC family protein; this encodes MISKNTVCLWFDGAALDAATFYAATFPDSKVGAVHRAPGDFPGGKEGDVLTVDFTVAGIPCIGLNGGPVFPHTEAFSFQIATDDQAETDRLWNAIVGNGGQESECGWCKDRWGLSWQITPRVLTDAFTGADRAAATRAFAAMMTMRKIDVAAIESAVRG
- a CDS encoding DUF4266 domain-containing protein, translating into MTPGESQFDDGGFTSRASVRSMVLSAVLVVVSAVVAVMLAGCASDGLPKAWEKGNLAKPEMTFGHDTLEQRNAAHVYASKENASGGTGVGGGGCGCN
- a CDS encoding response regulator; the encoded protein is MSLDFDVIRRPTLLVVDDTPDNLMLMSNLLKDRYVVKVANNGEKALKIVRTGEPPDLILLDIMMPGLSGHEVAQQLVADSKTRDIPVIFLTALASEEDEMIGLGLGAADYITKPIRPAILLARVETHLNIKAAADFLRSQNDFLEQEVARRTREVAAIQDVTILAMASLAETRDNETGNHIRRTQHFVKVLAEHLRNHPRFAKVLDDHTIGLLFKSAPLHDIGKVGIPDRILLKPGKLTPEEFEVMKTHTTLGRDAIEHAELQLGADVAFLRLAKEIAYSHQEKWDGSGYPEGLSGDRIPVSARLMAVADVYDALTSRRVYKPAMPHEQALGIIRDGRGSHFDPDVADAFLACTEQFREIAQRFVDTDHDIARKADVQAVAAGLP
- a CDS encoding mechanosensitive ion channel family protein yields the protein MNASFDFADLRDVLSAFTTLAALREAGVLLACLGGSWVVCTLLRRMLTVEGAVLFGRRTIDGVLFPVVALLFALLGRFLLPEAHQAAVLKVAVPILLSLAAIRLSVRVMTYAFPASPVARALERTISWLAWIVAVLWITGIMPALLEELEGFTLRIGGADVSVRTMIEGSLTAAVVMVLSLWLSAAVEKKLVRGTGNDLSLRKVAANLVRVVLLFLGLIFAMSAVGINLTALSVLGGAAGVGIGFGMQKIAANYVSGFVILAERSLRIGDVVKVDNFEGRISDIRTRYTVIRASNGREAIVPNEMLITQRVENASLATAESQVLISVVVQVAYGTDVRALQPKLESALAGNPRVLSTPSPVVQLTNFVPNGMELTIKYWLTDPNREQDRVKSEVNLAILDALATEKVEFPGPQRVLLQGLRGLPGDDRTG
- a CDS encoding GlsB/YeaQ/YmgE family stress response membrane protein translates to MGILWTILIGFVAGLIARALMPGPNPMGFILTAVLGIVGAVVANFLGRTLGWYGEGQGAGLVASVVGALIVLFVYGLLAKRKA